Proteins from a genomic interval of Rhodothermales bacterium:
- a CDS encoding DinB family protein codes for MSWIDDRIAELRELDATIRAEFLHLTPEQSNVKPGPRKWSINECFDHLIQTSRSYESIFEDLERGTLSLSWASRIPLLPKAMGRMVLKVVSPDYAGKNKAPTLFTPTASQFDRNLSQDLLQANADLAAHLEKCADEDLDRTTVPSPLTPFVTYSLRDCILVLVEHEKRHLNQADRVRTALAVV; via the coding sequence ATGAGTTGGATCGATGACCGCATCGCAGAACTACGGGAGTTGGATGCCACCATCCGCGCGGAATTCCTGCACCTGACCCCAGAGCAGAGCAACGTGAAGCCGGGCCCCCGGAAGTGGAGCATCAACGAGTGCTTTGACCACCTCATCCAGACCAGTCGGAGCTACGAGAGCATCTTCGAGGACCTCGAGCGCGGCACATTGAGTCTTTCATGGGCCAGCCGTATTCCACTCCTGCCGAAGGCCATGGGCCGCATGGTGCTAAAGGTGGTCTCGCCGGACTACGCAGGAAAGAACAAGGCACCGACCCTCTTCACGCCAACCGCGTCGCAGTTTGATCGGAATCTGAGCCAGGATCTTCTGCAGGCCAACGCGGATCTTGCGGCGCATCTTGAGAAGTGTGCAGACGAGGACCTGGACCGCACGACGGTGCCATCACCCCTTACCCCGTTCGTGACGTATTCGCTCCGGGATTGCATCCTGGTGCTGGTCGAGCATGAGAAGCGACATCTGAACCAGGCGGATCGTGTGCGCACGGCGCTTGCCGTGGTCTGA
- a CDS encoding CehA/McbA family metallohydrolase, with translation MRGGAAVDRGGLTRWLMAALCGCALASTVEAQVTRYGLPTRVELHMLPAVSSTPLDPDWHPTQPRIAYSMRGDIWVHDLETGIATAVTQGPGYHFEPAWSPDGQRIAMAVDFDGQMDLAIVNADGTGFARATDGGSIDVQPDWTPDGATLVFASASGWDFDIMSVNLETGLVTTVVGGGGNQFQPGVSPDGTELVYISRVRGRLGSGGIWRRSLAGGEPTLVHYEETSYRPAPVWTPDGASLVFASDASGSYDLATVPATGGNRVRLTSQPLDEFAPAVSPDGSLVAFVGNQHGHSTLYITSRWGEGNTNWTEVAPVSVEPQYQTGTIRGRVLGPDDTVLPARIQMVASDGRAYVPDQAFHRVSSVNEIHYFHSTGEFEVTAPAGTARIEAVRGFEWIPDITSVVVPPGGSVDVDLRLTRLADPASEGWISGDIHVHDLHEGRYGLTQEQFFQQFEADDLRVANSLIHMDGTKIMGRWADLTGADHGSSTSTHLLRYAQEFRGSFGHVALLGVSEFMMPLIGGTAGSPYPEDGLKLAYLDSVRAVGGIGGFVHPYTRNNGSIDSPDGAAQSDIPIHVLLGRGDFFDVVSYASDEMASAQMYYHLLNVGARLPATGGTDNFSNVWRDPSGGTARTYARIDGDFGWHTWIEAVRAGRTVATNGPLLSVEIDGQEPGSAITPRREVTVKVALDTIVPVDVIEVIVDGAVAYAFDVPPGPRHVTFEHRLRTAHARWVAVRARGGVARYSGDAYAFAQTTPVYFEGAPPNEAALASAAFLTATIEEIWRRVERRDRWLSLDAKATYRNRVEEALSVLEGLRR, from the coding sequence ATGCGAGGAGGTGCCGCGGTGGATCGAGGTGGATTGACGCGTTGGCTGATGGCGGCGCTGTGCGGTTGCGCTCTGGCGTCAACCGTGGAAGCGCAGGTAACGCGGTACGGGTTGCCGACTCGCGTGGAGCTGCACATGCTCCCGGCGGTCTCGAGCACGCCGCTGGACCCCGACTGGCATCCAACCCAACCCCGGATCGCCTACTCCATGCGCGGAGATATCTGGGTGCACGACCTGGAAACGGGGATCGCAACCGCCGTCACCCAGGGCCCCGGCTACCACTTCGAGCCGGCGTGGAGTCCAGACGGACAACGGATCGCCATGGCGGTCGACTTCGATGGGCAGATGGACCTGGCCATCGTCAACGCGGACGGCACCGGGTTTGCCCGGGCCACCGACGGCGGGTCCATTGACGTGCAGCCGGACTGGACGCCGGACGGCGCGACCCTGGTCTTTGCATCAGCCTCGGGTTGGGACTTCGACATCATGTCCGTGAATCTGGAAACAGGGCTGGTCACAACGGTAGTCGGGGGCGGAGGCAACCAGTTTCAACCGGGAGTGTCCCCGGACGGAACGGAGTTGGTCTACATCTCGCGTGTCCGGGGCCGCCTGGGTAGTGGAGGGATCTGGCGCCGGTCTTTGGCTGGTGGAGAGCCAACCCTGGTCCACTATGAGGAAACCAGCTACCGACCCGCGCCTGTGTGGACGCCTGACGGGGCTTCGCTGGTCTTCGCTTCGGACGCCTCGGGCTCCTACGATCTGGCCACGGTGCCCGCGACCGGAGGGAATCGCGTGCGCCTGACCTCACAACCATTGGACGAGTTCGCACCGGCTGTAAGCCCCGACGGTTCGCTCGTGGCATTCGTGGGAAATCAGCATGGCCATTCAACCCTGTACATCACATCCCGATGGGGTGAGGGCAATACAAACTGGACCGAAGTAGCTCCGGTCTCCGTGGAGCCCCAGTATCAAACAGGCACCATTCGGGGTCGCGTACTCGGGCCGGACGACACCGTGCTGCCGGCCCGGATCCAGATGGTGGCTTCCGATGGGCGGGCCTACGTCCCGGACCAGGCCTTCCACCGGGTCAGTTCGGTGAATGAAATCCACTACTTCCATTCGACCGGCGAATTCGAGGTCACCGCACCGGCCGGCACCGCACGCATTGAGGCCGTGCGAGGGTTCGAGTGGATTCCAGACATCACCTCGGTGGTGGTGCCGCCAGGTGGGTCCGTGGACGTTGATCTGCGGCTCACCCGACTGGCCGACCCCGCCTCAGAGGGATGGATCTCCGGTGACATCCATGTGCACGACCTCCACGAGGGGCGCTATGGCCTGACGCAGGAGCAATTCTTCCAGCAGTTCGAGGCCGATGACCTGCGCGTCGCCAACAGCCTGATCCATATGGACGGCACGAAGATTATGGGGCGATGGGCGGACCTGACTGGAGCCGACCACGGCTCATCCACCAGCACTCACCTTCTCCGGTATGCCCAGGAGTTTCGGGGTTCATTCGGCCACGTCGCCCTGCTCGGCGTGTCTGAGTTCATGATGCCGCTGATCGGCGGTACGGCCGGCTCTCCGTATCCCGAGGACGGGTTGAAGCTCGCCTATCTGGACAGCGTGCGAGCTGTGGGCGGCATCGGCGGCTTCGTCCATCCGTACACCCGCAACAACGGCTCCATCGACTCGCCAGACGGCGCTGCGCAGTCGGACATCCCGATTCACGTTTTGCTCGGCAGGGGTGACTTTTTCGATGTGGTCTCCTACGCCTCGGACGAGATGGCCAGCGCGCAGATGTACTACCATCTGCTCAACGTCGGGGCTCGACTGCCGGCAACCGGAGGCACGGACAACTTCTCCAACGTATGGAGGGACCCCTCGGGTGGCACGGCGCGCACGTATGCGCGCATCGACGGCGACTTCGGCTGGCACACGTGGATCGAGGCTGTACGCGCCGGCAGAACCGTCGCCACAAACGGCCCCCTGCTGTCGGTCGAAATAGACGGACAGGAGCCCGGCTCTGCCATCACACCCCGGCGGGAGGTCACTGTCAAGGTGGCGCTCGATACCATTGTCCCGGTCGATGTGATCGAGGTGATCGTAGACGGGGCCGTCGCCTACGCCTTCGATGTGCCTCCCGGCCCGCGGCATGTCACATTCGAGCATCGACTCCGGACTGCGCATGCCCGGTGGGTCGCAGTGCGGGCCCGCGGTGGCGTTGCAAGGTACTCCGGGGATGCCTACGCCTTTGCGCAGACCACACCCGTCTATTTTGAGGGTGCTCCTCCCAACGAGGCCGCGCTCGCATCCGCGGCTTTCCTGACCGCGACCATCGAAGAAATCTGGCGCCGAGTCGAGCGCCGGGATCGCTGGTTGTCCCTGGACGCGAAGGCGACCTACCGAAACCGGGTGGAGGAGGCATTGAGTGTTCTGGAGGGTCTGCGGCGCTGA
- a CDS encoding RNA polymerase sigma factor RpoD/SigA, with protein MYVPRQQRMLDQYLQEIGQIPLLTPQEEVDLARRIKQGDQDALHKLTRANLRFVVSVAKKYQGQGLTLADLINEGNYGLIKAAQRFDETRGFKFISYAVWWIRQAILQALAEQSRVVRLPLNRIGTISKIRKTSARLAQVHERQPNIEELAKELEVDVEKVREAMQHTGRHLSMDAPFNEDDDNSLLDVLPNDEDTSPDELLMDESLKIDIERALSLLHPREAEITRLYFGIGREHPLTLEEIGQRFGLTRERVRQIKEKALRKLRQKHRREELQMHIG; from the coding sequence ATGTACGTCCCGCGACAGCAACGGATGCTCGACCAGTATCTCCAGGAGATTGGTCAAATACCCTTGCTGACCCCGCAGGAAGAGGTTGATCTGGCGCGCCGCATCAAGCAGGGCGACCAGGATGCGCTTCACAAGCTGACGCGCGCCAACCTTCGCTTCGTGGTATCGGTTGCCAAGAAGTACCAGGGTCAGGGACTGACGCTCGCCGACCTCATCAACGAGGGCAACTACGGCCTCATCAAGGCTGCCCAGCGTTTCGATGAGACCCGCGGCTTCAAGTTCATCTCGTACGCCGTCTGGTGGATCCGTCAGGCCATCCTTCAGGCCCTGGCCGAGCAGAGCCGCGTCGTGCGTCTCCCGCTCAATCGGATCGGCACGATTTCGAAGATTCGCAAGACCTCCGCGCGTCTGGCTCAGGTGCACGAGCGTCAGCCGAACATCGAGGAGCTGGCCAAGGAGCTCGAGGTGGACGTCGAGAAGGTCCGCGAGGCCATGCAGCACACCGGCCGTCATCTTTCGATGGACGCGCCCTTCAACGAGGACGACGACAACAGTCTGCTCGACGTGCTGCCCAACGACGAGGACACCTCGCCGGATGAGCTGCTCATGGACGAGTCGCTCAAGATCGACATCGAGCGTGCGCTTTCGCTCCTGCACCCGCGCGAGGCCGAGATTACGCGGCTGTACTTCGGGATCGGTCGGGAGCACCCGCTGACGCTCGAAGAGATCGGCCAGCGGTTCGGGCTGACCCGTGAGCGCGTCAGGCAGATCAAGGAGAAGGCTCTGCGTAAGCTTCGGCAGAAGCATCGGAGAGAGGAGCTCCAGATGCACATCGGCTGA
- a CDS encoding GH3 auxin-responsive promoter family protein has translation MPLTDALGALPHLRTIDRFKADPVGTQERLLRRLLEKARDTEWGRKLDFRGALAEDDVVGAFQARSPIRGYEPFRDAVARMRQGAPDVLWPGVTRHYAVSSGTASAGKIIPLSLEMLDLNRQFTLTTALNYARSSGSMSFVAGKLLSVPGRIDEDPDNPGVFVGEMSGLMYLFGPWWVKRYLQAVDQSVLFLPRWEDKLKAMVDRTLSMNIKSMAMVPSWAVVFFPMLIEAYNRKHGASVTTVQEVWPEFRVFFSGAVALSSYLELMQEQIGSDQVDFIESYGASEGVFSFQTQASDTDMLLHLDNGVFFEFTRMDEEEETARRYTIRDVEVGVRYRLHVSSCSGLWSYGVGDVVKFTSLEPHRIVVAGRTSEMLDRYGEAVFGGEARQALERACAGSGARFRDYHIAPVAPDGTRPPRHQWLIEFDQPPGDVGALASAIDTYLQDVNRHYVIRRECGAFDAPEIVALAPGTFLSWLKTTRGKVSAQTKVPRMSEDRAYADGILDTLETIGSQTS, from the coding sequence ATGCCGCTCACTGATGCCCTCGGCGCACTGCCGCACCTGCGAACCATCGACCGGTTCAAGGCAGACCCGGTGGGTACCCAGGAGCGCCTGCTGCGCCGTCTGTTGGAGAAGGCACGCGATACCGAGTGGGGTCGCAAGCTAGATTTCCGCGGGGCTCTGGCGGAGGACGACGTGGTCGGCGCGTTTCAGGCCCGGTCTCCCATCAGGGGCTATGAACCGTTTCGAGATGCAGTTGCGCGCATGCGACAGGGAGCGCCGGATGTCCTTTGGCCCGGTGTGACCCGGCACTACGCCGTGTCGAGCGGGACCGCATCGGCCGGGAAGATCATCCCTTTGAGCCTGGAGATGCTGGATCTGAACCGGCAGTTTACCCTGACGACGGCGCTGAACTACGCGCGCTCCTCAGGCAGCATGTCGTTCGTCGCGGGCAAACTGCTTTCGGTGCCCGGTCGCATCGACGAGGACCCCGACAACCCCGGCGTTTTCGTCGGGGAGATGAGTGGCTTGATGTACCTGTTCGGGCCCTGGTGGGTTAAGCGCTACCTGCAGGCCGTGGATCAGAGCGTGCTGTTTCTCCCGCGTTGGGAGGACAAGCTGAAGGCCATGGTGGACCGCACACTCTCCATGAACATCAAGTCGATGGCCATGGTGCCGTCCTGGGCGGTGGTCTTCTTCCCGATGTTGATCGAGGCCTACAACAGAAAGCATGGTGCGTCGGTGACGACGGTGCAGGAAGTCTGGCCGGAGTTCAGGGTGTTCTTTTCCGGCGCAGTGGCGTTGTCCTCATACCTCGAGCTCATGCAGGAGCAAATTGGCTCCGATCAGGTGGACTTCATTGAGTCGTACGGGGCTTCGGAAGGGGTCTTTTCCTTTCAGACCCAGGCCAGCGATACGGATATGCTGCTCCACCTCGACAACGGGGTGTTCTTTGAGTTCACTCGGATGGATGAGGAGGAGGAAACCGCGCGGCGCTACACCATCCGGGACGTCGAGGTGGGCGTGCGCTATCGACTCCATGTTTCGTCGTGTTCGGGGTTGTGGTCCTACGGGGTGGGAGACGTGGTCAAGTTTACCAGCCTCGAACCCCATCGTATTGTGGTGGCGGGACGGACGAGTGAGATGCTGGACCGGTACGGAGAGGCCGTATTTGGCGGGGAGGCACGGCAGGCTCTCGAGCGCGCATGTGCGGGCTCCGGTGCCCGATTCAGGGACTACCACATCGCCCCGGTGGCGCCCGACGGCACGCGCCCGCCACGCCATCAATGGCTCATCGAGTTTGATCAGCCGCCGGGCGATGTGGGAGCGCTAGCCTCGGCAATTGATACGTACTTACAGGATGTGAACCGCCACTACGTAATCCGGAGAGAATGCGGGGCGTTTGATGCGCCTGAAATCGTCGCCCTGGCTCCGGGCACGTTCCTGTCCTGGCTAAAAACCACGCGGGGCAAGGTGAGTGCACAGACCAAGGTTCCCCGCATGAGCGAAGACCGCGCGTATGCGGACGGGATCCTGGACACCCTCGAAACCATTGGCAGCCAGACCTCATAA